Part of the Candidatus Brocadia sinica JPN1 genome, AGTTATCTGTTTGCAGATGAGGTTCAAAATGATACCTTACTTGAGACGGATTCAAAAAGCTTGAATGGTGGCGGACCGCAGACAGCGCAATAGAGCGGATTAGATATTCAGACGAACCAAGAGAGCCAATCAATAAATCAGAGGCTTTTATCATGGCGTTATACCCAGGCGGTGTATGTGGGATACCTATAGAATCTCCGGTTTTTGAAGTGCGGCCAATAAGTTCCGAAATGTGTTTACCCTGAATTTTTACAGCTTTCTCCTGCCATCTCTTATCCGCCTTTCCCAAGTCGTGAAAGCCGGCAGCAATGATACTCAACATTACAACGACATCAGCAAGAGCGTTAGCATCTTTATCAGGCTCGAGAAATTGAAGAATCTTTATAAGTGTCTTACGATACATGCCATTTTCCGTAAAACGCTGATGAACTTTTTCCATAACACCGGCGGTATGGTCACAAAGGGTTTGCAGCTTTCCGCCTTCTTTCTTAAAAGATTCTTCCGTTCTTTCCCTCTTATCCAGCCAATTGCTGTTAAGAATTGCATCTTGCATTTCACTTTCATCTTTGACGAAACACAGTCCTTTAGTTCTGTGCAGATAGGCTACAGATGAAGGAACAATCAAGATATCGCCAAGTCTAACGGAATCAGTCGGTGTGATAATTAATTCTCCATCTTCGTTATGCCGAACTACAACGCACTTGCCCGGCGCTTTCCTTATTAACCCCCATGCGCTGCCAAGAGAAATAGAAGATGTTTCAGGGTGTTTACCTTGCATGAGCATAAATTGCAGATCACGCTGCGCCAAGTCGTCTATGTGCACCGACTCGCCCTCTTCGATAGCAACTTCCAAAGATAGAATCTCCCTGAATACGCCTGCAATCTCGCCGGGTTTCTGCTCCTGTGCGGCACGGTCGAAAAGGTTTAAGGCAAAGGTTGTTTCATTCAGCGATTCTTCTACTGATTCGACAGCTTTTTTAGAATCACCGCCCCAAGCCTGATTTACCCATGATTGTTCAGTTGTCCAAGTAAGTAGTTGATCTGCCGGAAGATATTCTAAAGCGGCCATGACTAACGCCGATTTATAAGGCAAGGACAATTTTTCTATTTCCGTTTTAGTCGCCTTTAAAACAATGAACTGCCCTTTGGCTTCACCGTTTCTGAACCATCTTCCGCATCGTCCAGCCCTTTGCACCAGAGTGTCCACAGGCGCAGGGTCAGAAATGACTAATGGAGCGGAAATGTCAAGACCTGCTTCCGCAACTTGATTTGTCAGCAAAATCCAATCACCATCCTGCGATCCCTTCCCAAAACAAGCATACGCCCTCTCCTCTGCATCAGCCCGCCATGACCGAGGCATACGATTGTGGAGAACAATAATTTTATCGGCACTTACATCGGCCTTTATCAATCGGCCATAGGTTTCTTGCAGTCGCTCTACTGTATTCGCAAAGTATATCCTTTTCTCCTGAGTATTTTTCAATCTGTCATCAAGTTGCTGCCAGTCAAGCTTCTTATCCTCACCCTTTCCTTTGTTTTTCAGTTCAAGCGTTGAGATAGTAACTTTTCTGTGATTTTCACGGAGTTGAAGCCCTTCATCTTCTACAACCTCTCCTTCACCCACGATAACCGATTCCAAACCCAATTGGTTGGAAATTATTGATACCACGGATTTTGGCAAAGTGGCTGTAAGCACTATAGTTTGCAAACCAAGTTTTTGTCTAAAATCTATGATAGCCAGTAAAATTGATAGAGCTTTATCAGAGATACTCCAAGCCAAATGAGTTTCATCCAAGATCAGACGCGACATCAGCAATGCCCCTGCTACGGCATGTCCTGCTTTTAGTGGAAGACTGAGAGGCAAGCCAGGGACAGCACAAACAACCTGATCATAGGTTGTAATGACAACCTCCTCACCGAACAACTTACTTTCCTGAATATCTCCGTGATGGATAACAGCTGGTATCTGCTTACCATTTCGGTTCAGGCTGGAAATCTCTTTTTGAATTCCCTTGCCAAGTGACCTCAAAGGAACGGCATAAACCATTTTACAAAAACCATCCTGGATATCACCTGTAACGGCAAGCGTTTTCCCTAAGCCTGTTGGAGCAACAAGAAGCAGCGACTTACCGTCTTTCAATTTGTTAATTACATGCTTCTGAAATTGCGTATACTCCATATCTTATTTCCTCCCCGTATCCACCCACGGATTCCCTGTCCAATTAAATAATGGCATGGTTAACCTCCGGTAAAAATAATCGTTCAAGCTGATGAAACCGATTAAACCGTTTAAGCCGAAAAGGCAGTACAAACCGTTCAAGTCGATAAAACAGTTCAAGCAGTTCAAATTGTTCAAGCCGGTAAAACCGATCAAACTGTTTAAACCGTACAAACAGTTCAAACAGTAAAACCGAACAAACAGTTTAAGCCGAAGAATTCGTTTAAGCCGTTTAAACTGAAAAAACAGCTCAAGCAGTAAAACAGATAAAACCGATTAAGCCGAATACAAGCTGTTCAAACCGATAAGAAACCGTTCAAACCGAGTAAACAGTTCAAACCGTTTAAGCCGATTAAGCTGTTTGAACGGTTTAAACTGATTAAGCGGATTAAACTTCTAAATCATTTTTTGCTTTAATCTTCTTCATTATTTCATCTAGCGTTTCTTTCGTACTTTTTCGCTCTGGCATTTTATACTTTGGGCCTTTATACCGGCTGCCTTTCAGGTGTTCCATGAAGTTATTTATCATAATTGACAGTTTTTTAAAGTCGTCAATTAATCGCTTACATTCATTCTCACCAACATAGCCTTGATCCAAAGCAACGTATATCTGACTGCGCACTTCTCCGCTTGATCCTTTTGCAATCGATAAAAATTGGATAAACTCCTGATTGCCTCCTCGTTCGTGTCCTTCAGATATGTTTGACATGACTGAAACAGAGGCACGACGGATTTGATCTCTTAGTCCATAATCTTTTGAAAATGCACCGTTGGATGTAACTTTGTAAATCTTATTCGTCAATCCTCTTGCTAATTTCCAGACTTCAAGGTCTTCGAAGTACATGGTTGTCTCCCTTATAAAAAAAAGTTTAAGCGGATTAAGCCGTTTAAACCGTTCAAGCCGGATAAGCTGTACCAGCGGATCAAACCGTTTAAACAGGAGAATCCGTTCAAACCGCTGAAATCGATCAAGCAGAAAAAAACCGTTCAAGCCGATTAAGCCGTTCAAACTGTTTAAGTCGTTCAAACCGAGTAAACCGTTAAATCGTTCAACAGAGTTACATTATTAAATTCTATACCACTTTAATTTTTCCATAACCGTTTTATAGACTTCATCCTGGTTAAGTTTTGTTGTATCAATCCGAATATCGGCGGATACCTTCCTGAAATCCTTAAATAACTTTTTTACAAACTCGTATTTATCCCGGTAATTTTTGCTAAATAACCACTCGCCGCCTTGCTCGTCTTTCTTTTTCTTCTGAATCCTTTCATAGAGAATCTTCCTCTGCGCCTCTAATTTTACCGTCACCCTTTGCAACAGCGGGAGGGCTGTTTTCAGAAATGATTCTCTACAGTTCAAGCCCGTAGTTTCCAAGATGCAATTTCTCCACCTTTGCCTGGATAGATCGTAATAGAGCGCAAGCCATGCATCGGCTTTACCAAGAGGCGTTGCAGGATATTTTGAACGGTAATTACCAATCTGAAATACCGGCAGATTCAACTTCTTTGATAATCTTTTTCCCAGAGTGGTTTTCCCGGCACCTGGCAAACCGATAATGTGGATGATTGGAAAAATTTCCTTCATCAGCAAAACCTTTTCTGTTACCTTTTGTGTAAATATTCCCTATACAAAAACATACTTTGAATTACATGAAAGGGTATTTTATTTCAACGACCTTTTGAACAGGGATGTACAGGATGAACGGGATATTTTATCTTGTCTATCCTGTCTCTCCCTGTTAAAAGCCGCCCAGTATCTCTTCGGGTTCATGCGTGGCTGACCAAAAATCCTGTAACACACCCCCTAACCCCTCTTTCTAGAGGGAAGCTTAAAAGTAGCTGCCAAAGGCAACCTAACTAAACCCTGTCTCTGCAAAATTATCCTGTCTATCCTGTCCATCCCTGTTCATTTTTTTGTTCAAACCAATTAAGCCGTTTAAACAGATATCGTCTTTAATGCATCTTTTTTAGCTGTTACCATTATTCCTTTACCCGTCTTAATACTGCATTCCAAATTTCGCGAAGGTCTAATCTATCTGCCCATTGAGTGATGTAGTCAATGTCTATAATGTCACCTGATATTTTGAGGATTCCGGTAATATCTCTCAGGTGTTTTTCAGAAGCACCCTCTTTATAAAATTCCATTTTTTTTATCATAACGTCTTCCGGTGATGAGAAGTTTGCCTGGTATGTTTCAGCAGGATAGATACGATGTATCCGTTTAAACCGGCACTCGTCAAATGGTGTATTTTTCTTTACGATTACATCTACCTTAAGACCTGATGCCGGATGTATAATGTTGAACTGTCCTCTATAACGAATTGCATTCCTTATCATTTCCTCACTAATATAGAATTCCTGAATAGGAAAAGCATTGAGCAAGCCGGGAATATGTTCTTCTTTTATATCTGCTATAATGTCAATGTCATTCGTTAATCGTGACTCTCCATATGCCATAGCAGCGACAGACCCGGTTACCAGATAAGGAATCCGAAGTCGTTCAAGGATTTCAACAATCTTTTGTAGCAGTTCAAACGGCCCCATGCGTAAGCCTCCTGGTCACTTCCTGGGCAAGTCTTTTAGCATCCCATTCAGGATGAGTTTTTTTTAGATAAGTCATGAGCATATTACGCGCTGATATCCACAAGTTAAAACCAATGCAAATCCTTTCTGCAGGTGTTTTGTGGCGCAGCACTTCTGCCATAGCATCATCCACCACTTCAATTTGTCCTTTATCCAGTCTCATAATACCCGAACATGTCGGAAGAGATTATCAATACTGTGAACTTTTATCGTCTTATAATAAATCAACGTTCCTTACAATAATATATCATTTTTATTTGATTTAGTTCGGGTTAGTTAGCCAAAAAACTTAGAATCAACTTTCCGGCATTTAAAAAAAATACGCACTTCTATGAATTGGCTTGGAAGTCTTGTATTATTTGACAACAATTCTGACTCCCATTCATTATCATTCCTACCCCGTCTATCTCTGTTTCAAAGACGCAAGATATTGCGTCTTTACAAAGTTATCCTGTCTATCCTGTCCATCCCTGTTCATTTCCACATATCCGCATCCCATGCTGTTATTCTGTCCAAAACCGCACTCAAGGCCGATCCGGATCAATTCTTTTGGCCCGGTTACGGTAAAGGATTGTAATGTCCCTTTTATGTTGATGGGTTTTGTGCTGCCGTCCAATCCCTTCTTAAAGATGGTAAACTGTTTCACGGATTTTCCCTTGATAGCATGGAAATCGAATTTCAACGGTTCGCCTTCAAAAGGTTTGCCATAGAGGGTATTGTATTTGTGAATGAGGTTTTGGTTTAGGAGTTCTTTATAATCTTCGTCTCCCGGAAATAAGAAGACATCATGCTGGCCGTATGGCATGGGTTTTTTGATGAAGATGGGAGATTCTAAGGGGCGTAAATTCAAACCGATCGATCCGTTCAAGCGGTTTAAATCGCTTAAGCCGCTTGAACCGTTTAAACTGTTTAAACTGTTCAAAGGATCCGGAAGGGTTTCTACCCTGTGAATAGTTACCTGCTGTCGCCCCAGGGTTATTTCATTTCCTTCCCGGAAGATACCGTCTATTAAGTGCTGGATGAATTTATCGACCGGGGATGCGATCTGAAAAGAAAAGGTAAAGGGATTGGTTTGAGAAGCTTTGAATGAAAAACCTTCAGAACAGTTCAAACCGTGTAAGCCGTTTAAGCAGTTTGAACTGATGATCTTGATTTGCTTGTGGAATGTGATACCGGAAAATACAAAGAACTTGAATCGTTTATCGTTTTTATAGACGTAACCTTGCTCATGCAGCCATGAGGAATAATCAGGATTCGATTTAGACAAAAATTCGTAAATAATGGCTTGTAGCTGATGTTGATAGTTGAAGTCAATGATGCCGGATTTATCTGCTGAGAGGATTATTTTTATTCTCATTTTATTTTCCTTCCGATTTTCTATCAAAAAATCAAAATTCTTACTCCTCTGTTCTCTCGTGGTTTTTTATTCCTGATCTGCCCCCTTGTTTTGCACACCATAACATATCAGGAGACTATGTCAACCGTTTTTTCAAGAATCTGTTTGACAAGTTCCTGGAAATTTACTATAAAACTGATACTTTTTACTGTTTATAACCTACCTAGTATCATAAACATACATTAATATACCAGGAGCAGCCAGTGACTACCATATGTTGTATCAAATCACGAGAAATTTTGGATTCCAGGGGAAATCCTACCGTAGAAGTAGACGTGATCTTGCAGGACGGAACAATGGGTCGCGCCGATGTTCCATCCGGCGCATCCACGGGAAAGCGGGAGGCGCTGGAACTTCGGGATGGCGACAAGCCGTCACGCTATATGGGTAAAGGTGTGCAGACTGCCGTTAAAAACGTAAATGAAATTATTGCACACAAGCTTGAGGGAATGGATGCTACCAGACAGGTCGAGATTGACAACCTTTTGCTCTCTTTAGATGGAACAAAAAACAAGGAGAAACTGGGCGCTAATGCTCTTTTGGGTGTTTCTTTAGCTGTGGCCAAGGCAGCAGCAAACGCCCTGTGTCTTCCACTCTACCGATACATTGGCGGAACGAATGCCAAGGTACTGCCTGTGCCCATGATGAATATTTTAAATGGCGGTAAGCATGCAGATAACAATCTGGATATCCAGGAGTTTATGATCATGCCCATCCATGCGGACAGCTTTGCAGAGGCGTTACGCATGGGCGCCGAGGTCTTTCACAACCTCCGTTCTGTATTGAAGTCAAAAGGATACAACACCAACGTGGGTGACGAAGGTGGCTTTGCCCCAAACCTCAAAACCAACGAAGAGGCCTTTGACCTGATTCTTGAAGCAATTAAAAAAGCCGGTTATACGGCAGGTAAGGATATCTACCTGGCGCTGGACCCAGCCGCCAGTGAGTTTTATAAGGATGGTAAATATGTGTTACGGGCAGAAGGTGGCGCAAAAAAGACCAGTGACGAGATGATCGACCTCTTTGCGAAATTTTCAGGTAAATACCCTGTCTGCAGTATAGAAGACGGCCTTGCAGAAGAAGACTGGGATGGTTGGAAAAGATTAACGGAAAAATTGGGAGACAAAATCCAGCTTGTTGGTGATGATATCTTTGTAACGAACGCAGAAATCCTGACAAAGGGGATTGAACAAAAAGTAGGGAATTCCATCCTGATCAAGGTCAACCAGATCGGTACCCTCACCGAGACCCTCAATGCCATAGAACTGGCAAAAATGAATGGATATTCCACCGTTATTTCACACCGTTCAGGGGAAACAGAGGATACGACTATTGCCGACATTGCCGTGGCAACGAATGCAGGTCAAATTAAAACAGGTTCTCTCTGCAGAACCGATCGGATATGTAAATACAATCAACTCTTACGTATTGAAGAAGATCTCTCGGACAATGCAATTTACGGAGGCAAATTATGCAAAATGTCAACGTAGACGTCCATGGCAGCAATAATTATCACATACCTTCTCCTGGCTTATTGGCATTACCTCCCGGTAAACCCGAGAGGGAAAAATTATTTGGGAAAGATTCGTATTGGGGTAAATTTGTCGTGATGGTGTCTATAACGTCCTGCGTGGTAATTTTGTTTTCCTCGATAATCAGCAAGACCAGACAAGAGAGAATCCATATGCTGGAAATAAAAAAGGTGCTTGAGAAACAGGCATCGCAGCTTGAGGCTGTGAATTTGGAGCTAGAAAAGGAATATTCCGCCCTGAAGAGCGACCCTGTCCGCATCGAAAAAGAAGCGCGGGAGCTCCTGGGATACACCGGGAAAGATGAGGTTTTTTATGAAAAATATCGTTTCCGTATTAAAAGCACCGATAAGAAGGAACCCTTAAAAACAGCCGCGCAAAATCGATGGATAACGTTTCTCTTTGATGGGCCATTTCCGTGGCAGTTTCCAGCCTTTATTATTCTTGTTACCGCTGCCTGTTATTTAATTTCATACCACTATGAATATAGAAAACTACATCGATCAAATTGCTAAAAATGCAAAATCGGCATCACGCGTTATTGCCTCTGCCAGCACTGTTACAAAAAATGCAGCACTGAACAATATTGCTGATGGCATTATCTCTTCTGCTGCCACACTCATAACCGAGAATGAAAAAGACCTTATGGCTGCGCAAAAGGCAGGACTTTCCGGAGCCATTCTCGACAGACTTCGTCTTACCGAAGGCCGAATCAAGGGTATGGCCGAAGGGGTCAGGCAGATTGTGAATCTTGCCGACCCTGTCGGTGAACTCATACAGGGAAACACCCGCCCAAATGGTCTGCAAATTCAAAAAATACGCGTACCCATTGGCGTCGTCGTTATTATTTATGAATCCAGGCCCAACGTGACTGCCGATGCGGCGGCATTATGTCTGAAGGCAGGTAATGCGGTCATCCTGCGTGGCGGGAAGGAGTCTATCCACTCAAACATTGCTATTTACAGGATACTTACATCCGCACTGGAAAAGGCCGGTTTGGACAAACGATGCATTCAGCTCGTGGAGGTTATCGAACGTGAGGCTATTGACTATTTACTCAAAGCGGACCAATATGTGGACGTCGTTATTCCCAGAGGCGGCGAAGCCCTTATTCGCACGGTAGTGGAAAAATCCACCATCCCTGTCATCAAACATTACAAAGGGGTCTGCCATACCTATGTGGATGAATTTGCAAATCTCAAAATGGCAGAGGAGATTTGCCTTAATGCAAAGGTGCAACGCCCTGCCACCTGTAATGCCATGGAAACCATGCTGGTACACGAAAAGATCGCGCCAATACTTTTGCCGGGTATAGCAAAAAAATTGCAGGATGCCGGAGTAGAAATCCGGGGCTGTAACCAGACATGCAGCATTTTAGACAATATAAAACAAGCTACTGAAGACGATTATTACAATGAATATCTTGACCTGATCCTTAATGTAAAAGTCGTACATACAATAGATGATGCTATTACTCACATAACTAAATATGGGTCGAACCATTCCGATGCAATTGTCACAGACAATTTCAACAATGCCATGAAATTTACCAGAGAGGTGGATTCTGCGGCTGTGTACGTCAATGCCTCTACGCGTTTTACTGACGGCTACGAATTTGGCATGGGCGCAGAGATTGGCATTAGCACCGACAAACTTCACGCCCGGGGGCCCATGGGTCTTGAAGAACTCACGTCATATAAATTCGTAGTCTTTGGGAATGGGCAGTTGAGGAAGTAATATAATCAAAGCCATCTTTTTTTGAAAATTTTTACTGATTTCCTTATAATTGATCTTTTCATATCATGTACCCATGATAACAATATTTTTTTACCCCTTCAGGGTTTGCCTATGTTCCATTCTATTTCCAGGGGGCTTTACCTCCCTGCTTTATACTGGCGGCCTTTTCAGGCCTAAAGAGAGATAATCAAAAAATTAGATTTCAGGAAAAATCAATGAGAATCGTCAAAAATGACACTGAAGAAAAATAACTTTACCAATCGCAGGAATTTTCTTAAAGGTACTTTCACCGTTGCCCTGGGTCTGAGTTTTACAAAGAATTTGCATCATGATTTTCCTGTAGATCTGGTTTCTTTTACAACAACAGAGGATAAAGACGAAGGTGTGCCTAAACGTCGTCTGGGTAAAACAGACAAGATGGTTTCCATCCTCTGTGCAGGAGGTTACCATATTGGTCGAATGCAGGACGAACGTTACGCCATCCGGATGATTCATGCCGCCCTTGATGAAGGGGTTAATTTTTTCGATTCGGCCTGGAGTTACAATAAGGGTGACAGTGAGAGACGTCTTGGAAAGGCGTTAAAAGACCGGCGAAACGAGGCATTTATCATGACCAAGAGTCGTGGACGGGACAAGACCGTAGCAATGAATGAATTGCACGAGAGCCTCAAACGATTACAAACCGAGTACCTCGATTTGTGGCAGTTCCATGATGTGCAAACGATGGAGGATGTAGATACCCTTTTTAGGGAAAAGGGGGCCATTGAGACGGCCCTTCAGGCTAAGCAAGAAGGAAAGATCCTGCATGTGGGGTTTACCGGGCATCGGAGCCCGACAGCGCTCGTAAAAATCATCCAAAAGTACCACCACCTTATTGAAACAGTACAGATACCCGTGAATCTTGTGGACCCACATTATTTGAGTTTTATTTTGCAAGTCGTTCCGGAGGCTGTGAAATACGATATTGGAATTCTCGCAATGAAAACTGTCGCAAATGGTGTGCTCCTGGAAGATAACGTGGCTTCGGTAAAAGAGTGTTTATACTTTGCCTGGAGTCAGCCCATCAGTAGTTTAGTTTCAGGTATGGATAGTATTGAACAATTGAAAGAGAATGTAACTTTTGCACGCCAGTTCAAGAATCTTTCGGAAAAAGACCAGTCTGAACTGCTCGCCCGAACGGGGCCTTTTGGCGGAATCAAGAGAGAGTTTTACAAACATCCCTCTGATACCTGGCGCATTTATCCCACCCGGCCGCTGCATTAGGAACTAATGCAAAAATTAAAGATGAAAATTCCTATGCAATCAAGCTAAATCTTGTTAGTACCATCAAATCCAATCCCCCAGTTTCTCCTTATCATTCACGTAAATTTGTGGTAAAATTTTTAAAGTTGTAAAGAATAATCGAAACTCTCATTGCATAGAAGATGTTTATCATGGAAGAACACATTCTGCCTATTGGGGAGCCAAGCCTCAGCGAACAGGAGCGTCAGACCCGTAAGAATTTTTTAGATTTTTCTGAGCGGGACGTAACTTTGCTCAAAGAATTAAAAGGGCTCATTCATCAACATGCCGATGACATAATAAATAAGTTTTATACTCACCTTCTCCGATTTAAAGAAACGAAAAACTTTTTATCCGACGAAGAAACGGTTAAGAAGGTCAAGCGCACTCAAAAGGAATACCTCCTTATGCTTACCGAGGGAAATTATGACGAAAAATACTTTGGGCATCGGTTAAATGTTGGGAAGACTCACGATCGCATAGATCTGCATCCTAATTGGTATATTGGGGCATATTGCCTATATCATCGACTTCTTTACCCGCTTATTATTGAAACATACAAAAATCAAGCCGATAAGATAGTGGACTATATCCTGGTTCTGGATAAGATCATGAATTTAGATATGCAACTGGCCATGGATGCTTATATCCATAATTATCATGCTGCGCTTGAAGAGAAGGTGAGACTTGCCGAGATACAAAACAAGAAGATCGAGGCTGCCAACAAGGCCAAGAGCGAATTTCTCGCTAATATGTCACATGAACTTCGTACTCCATTAAATGCAATTATCGGTTTTTCGGAAGTGCTTCGGGATAAGCTGTGCGGCGATTTGAATGAGGAACAAATGGAATTTGTTACGGACATTCACAGCAGCGGTCAGCATCTCCTGCAAATGATTAACGATATTCTGGATCTTTCTAAGGTGGAATCAGGAAGATTAGAATTAAGATACGAAGGGTTCGAGGTTCGTAAGGCTATAGATGCCGTCCTGATAACATTAAAAGGTCTTGCCAGCAAGAAGTCGTTAACCATTGAAAAAATCCATCACAATTCCATTGATTGTATCTTCGCAGACCTTATCAAGTTTAAACAAATTCTCTATAACCTCCTTTCCAATGCGATCAAGTTTACCCCTGAACACGGAAAGATTATTATTTACACGGCAGCGATGAAGACAGAAAAAGATTTCATTGAAGTTAAAGTTACCGATACAGGTATTGGGATAGCCACCGAGGATTACCCGAAAATATTTGTGGAGTTTTCACAGGTTGACAGCTCTTATTCGCGTAAATATGAAGGAACAGGACTGGGTCTTGCCCTCACGAAGAAATTAGTTGAGATGCACGGAGGCAAGATCGGATTTGAGAGTAAGGTTGGAATCGGTAGCACCTTTTATTTTACCATGCCCGCAAAACCATCTGTACGTGTGAAAACGGAAAAAGAGGATGTCCTTTTCCCTGAAAAACCGTCAGGTTACGAAACAGTTCTGGTGGTAGAAGACGACCCAAAGACCAGTGAATTGCTCTGCGTTTTTTTAAACAAATCCGGATATAAAACAATTACTGCTTTTGATGGTGAAGAGGCGCTTCAAAAAGCCAGGATATTTAAACCTTTTGCTATTACCCTGGACGTAATGCTCCCCAAAAAAGACGG contains:
- a CDS encoding response regulator encodes the protein MEEHILPIGEPSLSEQERQTRKNFLDFSERDVTLLKELKGLIHQHADDIINKFYTHLLRFKETKNFLSDEETVKKVKRTQKEYLLMLTEGNYDEKYFGHRLNVGKTHDRIDLHPNWYIGAYCLYHRLLYPLIIETYKNQADKIVDYILVLDKIMNLDMQLAMDAYIHNYHAALEEKVRLAEIQNKKIEAANKAKSEFLANMSHELRTPLNAIIGFSEVLRDKLCGDLNEEQMEFVTDIHSSGQHLLQMINDILDLSKVESGRLELRYEGFEVRKAIDAVLITLKGLASKKSLTIEKIHHNSIDCIFADLIKFKQILYNLLSNAIKFTPEHGKIIIYTAAMKTEKDFIEVKVTDTGIGIATEDYPKIFVEFSQVDSSYSRKYEGTGLGLALTKKLVEMHGGKIGFESKVGIGSTFYFTMPAKPSVRVKTEKEDVLFPEKPSGYETVLVVEDDPKTSELLCVFLNKSGYKTITAFDGEEALQKARIFKPFAITLDVMLPKKDGWEVLKELKEDNDVKDIPVLVLSIVDDKDIGFGLGAADYLCKPVSRSELLSKLTSYKLPPVVNNSHTRVLIVDDEQKSVELLSALLISEGYEVLEAYGGKEGINKAFQYKPDLIFLDLMMPEVSGFDVVDKLKTSPETNTIPIIVITAMDLTPEDKEKLNHCVSLVMKKGTYSKERFLSDIATLRKH